The Dermacentor silvarum isolate Dsil-2018 chromosome 11, BIME_Dsil_1.4, whole genome shotgun sequence region GCCTGCACATGTGATGATGTTGCACTCTCTGTTTCCGTTTGGTGCTGTTTTGTTGGATATAAATACGTATGTCTCTACCAAAATAAAAGCCAGTTGAAAGTTGGCGCATGCCCTTGTCGTTCTTCCTTGGCCGCGTCAATTAAGAGCTAGAGTAACAATAACAGTATCAAACCAACTAGCAGAAAAGTCTGTACTCAGTCTTTCATTTTCACGTCTTTTCTGCCTTATTAACCGTTTCAGACGTcactttatcctgttgattgaaagcttactttcaccacattttttgcatcttcagaatcatagaaagtgtacagctgcagaaaagattaattttcaattctttagtgagttttgtcatgTATAAAGAATGTGGACTCCACGCAAGAACTAACTACAGGTACATCAAATATGAGAGCATCgactacagtggaacctcgttgatacgattctggataatacgtttttctcgataataagatttttttttcttttcccgataacacgatttggttggataatatgttggatgatatggtttattttccggttcctgtgaagatcgtatCCATGAGGTTCCGCTGTATTTAGTGCATTGAAAAGCTTGAAAAACACTTATCCAGCAGCTTGAAAATTATACCTGGTGCacgacattgtgaaaaacaatgaaagaagtgaacctgcTACATGCAACAACATACTGACACTGAGCAAGAACACacccaaccgtctaccttcccgCTCATTTTACTAAAACCTTTTGCACATGTTATCgaaaattgcagcacaattccaatcagaagtgtttcaagacgTATGCGagacattttaaatatcattactttcaacagtgcttttgctgttgatgcactatcttggtgtacacaattaTGTACACAGCGTCTGAACCAATATGGCTCAAATTATTTTTCCCTTTAGTGCGTCTTCAGCTGACTGTGCAAGACCAGGAAAATGAAGCTTACCGAGTGGGCAGCAGGTCACCCAGCAAGTAGTAGGAGCAGAATGTGGACAGCACAATGGAGATGGACGTTGCAAAACCCTTGAGAATGCTGTCGGCGTAGCGCACGGCCAGCGAGACGACCAATCCACCAAACGTCTATTCAAGTAAAAGACTCATTTAATATAGTGAGCAGTGAGATAAAATTGGAAAAAGGCTTTCAGTATAAGAAAACGTCAAAAAACATAGAAAACCACTTCCCAGTGTGATGAAGTGATGCCATTGTTGCAAACTCTACATATTTTTCAAAGTTCAAAGTATATCTTTCTCAAAGTTGAGTCAGCACAAACATTTTTGAAGACAATGACTTCCTTGGTGAGTTAGTGACAATTTTCCACATTGGGTATGTCTGTTTCTAACCTGTTCCtaacctctttcgtgggccgatcacaaagatagtgcagtctaaatatAAGTGCCACTgaggccactaggtatgtgccccaGGTTATGTGCAACTAGGGTTACTAATGGTATCTTCAGCTCATCAATCCAAGGCTCTGCCGCGTAGCAGCCAGATCTAGAGTCGCTCTCCGTCTGAGCCAGAGGCCTCAGCTGAAAACACCTAGAGCAACAGAAACGAATCCATGGGCAACTTCCGCAATTACGAGACTGTGGAACAGAAGTGGGAAAAATGGCAACTTCCACTTTCACTGCTCAACAAACAGAAGCGGCAGGCATCACGTGATCAGAGCTCGGCAAGATCTTGGAGCCACTTCGATGAGAGAGTCAGAGCAGCTCTAAGCGTTCTCAATCGGATTTGATCGCACGAATGGAACCAGCTGAACACGCTTTGAGCACTCCGTTTCAACCAGGCGAATACAGAGCCATGTGTCAGAATGCTCTGGAGCACTCGATAACGACCAGCCAAAGATACCATAAGTATATGCCACTGAGGTTACCGAGTACGTGTAACTGGAGCCGCCGGGTATATGAAGAatgtgataatgatgatgacagtgatgatcgtgattatgatggtgatgacTATGGTTGTGAtggtatgatgatgatgagtgatGACAAACGTTCGGAAGGAGTTTCAACCTCTAGTTGACATCAATCAAATGTCGACGTTCCTAAGTGGCTTTCAGAATAAATTATACGGTTCATACACCCCATTCTCCTAACCAATCGCTCAGGAAAACAGTCTTTCATCAACTTCAACTAGACGCTGAATCACCTTCCAACGTTTTCTCCACCTTTCACCCTAACCATCAAGATTATCAGGCCAGGCACACGGCCAGGTGAACCCCTCGAAGCTCTGATTAAATTCTTCCCCCCCGTAACAGTCCTTTCCTTCTTCAAGATTTCAGGTAAAGCTGACTGTACCTATTCCATGAATAAAAACAATTTTATTTGTCTGTTTCTCAGCAGAACTAACCTACATTGTTACAATGTGGCCATCCTACATATGTCCATGCAGTATGATATGGGCAGCATTGGAAAGTGTAGTGCATTGCAATTGTTTGACTATGTCTACAGCTCGACACAGACAAGCTCAATTTACTGCTCTAGTCACAAGAACATTGCCCATTCCCCCTCCTAAGGCAGTGGATCTGAAGCTCCGCTATCGTATGACTCGCCAAAAATGTAAATTAAGTAGTAAGGGCACAACCCCCCtttcacaacacacacacaaatttgAGAGAAGCCCCAATATTTTTCATTTGACAATAGCAAGAGATAGCATTGAGGCTGAAGCTTAGCTTGAGAGTTAGAGGGATCTATTTTTTTAGTTGGAAATTTTAAAAAGTTTAACCCTTCATGAGTGCATTTTAACACTGCATTTTAGCACTGCGTGAGGTCACAGTGTTGTAAAACAACAACATTGTTTGAATATGACCCTTATCTCAAATCACGGAATTCATATAGATTCAGTGGTAGCGATAAACTGAGTGTTTTCAATTTGGAATTTGACATGGAGAAAAAACAACTAtttatttgattataaggcaGTCACGAATATAAGGCAAGAGTGCCAGTTGGGTGGACCTTGAGAAAGAAAACTTAAGTATGCACACTAATATGAGGCGATATAAAGTATCTGACGGATTATTCAGATTTGGCAGGGATTACTCGAAAAGCCACACTACAACGAGAAATTCGccctgccatgaagccacaccttaATGCAAAATTGGCATACAACCCACACTACGCCTTTACTGTGAAAATTGTGGGATTCCCAGTGTGGGTTATACGTACAAAAATGCGGTACTGTCTCACCTGCCAAGTTAGTAGGTACAATTTACACTGGCCTTTAAAATCTGGATCGCCGGAAATGTGGCGCTGCCTGTTGCCATATTAAAATAGTAACTGACTCTACGAGCCTCGCATATAAGGCGGGGTTGGCTTCAAGGCTCAGGTTTCTGTGGAAGAAACCTTGCCTCACATTCAAATAAATACAGCAAATCCTATGCATTCTAGCCCACACTGGCTTGGGAGACACTTTCATAGGGTAAGGTTGTGGCATTCACATCACTGTACAAAAATGTTACGCCCTTTCAGGCTTATCTTGTCCCCCAAAAATAATAGTTCATCtatgcatttcctttctttaatgctgCATGTCTGACAGTTTTCTCTCAGGAGCAGTATGTCTTGCTGATCAATGTTATCGGTGACCTTAAAGTAGCAAGAGCACAGTGTTAAAGAAAGGAAGTGCCTGCAAGATAGGTAACAATTATTGTTTGGAGACAAGATAAGCCCAAACGGTTGTAAAGTTTTCTCAGGGTGAAAAGTAAAATCTCAAAAGCACTTCCTTTTTGTTGAATTCTTCATTTGACTTTGGTAGCGCAGCTAAATGTAAGTTCCTACGTAGATATGACAAATTCAATTACTTTGTCACTGACaatgacaaaataataaataaagtcaATAACACCTTGTGTGAGCTGCGTCCCAGTGAAGGTTAATGAAAAGCTTACCTGTAGTAAGATGACTATCCATGTTATGACATTGTAGCCTTGGAAGAAGCCGTTCACACACAGCTGGTTCCAGTCAGACATCAACATGGCCACAATTCCCAAGAGGCACCCAAAGATTGCTGCAAGGTAACTTTTTTAAGATCATCTGACGAAACACATAAAAAGTGGGAAACATCTtgttaaccctgtaatgcccttTGCATCATAAATGCAACACATTGCACCACATTAAAATACACACTTTTTTCCCACACACCATTTCTGACTAGAACTACTTAGGTCAATTGCTTCATTAGATAAGTATGCGAGAATTGTATTCAtacttttgaactttattttgTGTGCACATGTTTTGTGCATTgttctttttcatttattttgcccTCTTGGCATGAACCTCGAGTCCGCAGTAtgcattaaataaataaataaacactctGCTCTCGTATCTACAATTCAATACATTCGAACCTCACTATGACGAAGTAACTTCCAACAAGACAACACCTACGTTATACGATCAAATCTCattatacagtagacttccgttaattctaTCTCAACTGAAGGTCCCGGTCTGCGCCAATACATTTCCATTGGCCCAAGCTTTCGTTGTTTCAAACTCAAAATTAGCCTTCACAGGTTAATTCGAACTTGACTGATCAAATTCACCATAATACAgtcgtgttatgcggtgaagcatatgcaatttattgcagtgaagcataccaaggaTGGAAAGGGGCCACTATCACGGGACATATTATGCATTCCTTAGTTATACAGGCAGGCACGCGCCGTCTCCAGTCACAGAACGAGCACCTAAATGCCTAATAAGCATACTGGCGAGCtgttcagagctgtttctgacattGTTGTGGTGATTCAAGCCCGCGCTTTGCCCATCATGCGTGTCCTGTATATGAGACCATTAACCATTTCTTAATTGTACGAGACCATTCCTTAACTATATGCGCGCACACACGCCGTGCACCAAGAAGCGGAGAAAAACCATGTGTTTTGGAAAGCTAGCGAAAAAGAAAGCAGTAAGAAAGCAGTAAGATGAAAAAAACTCCGAAAGTAGAAATGACACTTAAAGCCAACAAAAGAGTGGGGTATATCTAAAGCTTTGAAGGCCTACCAGTAAACTTATTAGGCACCTCGGTGCTTGTACTGTGACCGGAGATGGCGCATATGCGTGCGTAAATTAAAGAACATGAGCTATGTCTCCTAACAACAGCAACTTTCATTGTTTGATATACTTCACAGCACAACACGGCTGTATTACGGCGAAGCTAACTTTAAAGGCAAATACTACAAGTGAATCAACAGCGTGTTTCGGCATTATTTTCTGCCATTTGTGTAGTTCAACCCGTCGGATAATTCAATCAGTTTCGTCGGTCCCATGAGGATCGAATTAACAGGAGTCGACTGTAGTGAAGTCCCATGCGTCACAAGAATACATTTGTTATACTTTCCAACATTTGTTATAACCATATAGGTATTTCTTACATGCTGATATTGATGAGAAATATTTTATATGTACTTTATTACGTCCAATTATTTGCTATATCCATGATCATTATATAAAGGTCCCACTGTATCTGATATTCGTTATAAGGTCATATTAATTTTTCCACTGATATCGTCCAGAATATTTTGCATTTACTTCAACATATCTGATAATCCATTAGATCTGTATTCGTTATATTGATGTTTAACTGTACAAAAACACACTGATCCCAGAGGAGACATCAAAAGTAAACGAGAAAGCCCTCCCAACACTTTTTTCAAGCATCATTTCATAAAGTTGCTTTAAGCTACAATGCAACAGGCATGTGAAGGTTTATATCGCAGGCTTTCTTCTTCTGTCAATACAACTTCATAGACATATGAGCATAGAGCAAGCGTGACATTTGCTTGGCTGCCAAAAAATAATTTTCGCAGCGGAAATGGTCTGTGTGGTAAGTCGGGAGGAGAGCAGTGCGCACCACTAGATGGGTGGAAAGGCTTAAAACAAAACTTGACATATAATCCTTTGTTTTGCTGCTTGACAAGCTGATTCTGTTGCTATTGGTACTGCGTAGGAAGTTTCCCTAGTTCTTGTACAGAATGAAATTGATGCAGACAAGAAAATTAAGAGCGTCATGAATTATCACACCATAAGACTGCGGTAGTGTTGCATTTTGAAAAGCATGCAGGATCTCCATTGTCCAGCCACCAATTGCCATGTGTGCACCTGATACAGACACTGAATAATTTTAATTTTTTACGCTAAATCGGCATGGCTGATAGGCCTTAAATTAACAGAAATCATTTGCATAAGTGTAAATGTGACAAATAAAATTATGCTGGAGAGATGACAAGTGCACTGCCTTACCAAGTTGGATATTTCGTATCCACAGTGACCATGTGATCTCCTTGAGGAGCTTTTCTAGGTAGATACCACTGAAGCCACTTGACAGGCATGAAATCAGCACAGCTATGAGGCCCAGGAACTGGTAAGAACCCTGCTTGGCCATTGCCTCCGGTGCCTCTTCTCCTGTTGGCATCTGCAAGGAATGCCCCTTTTATCACACACCAACTGCAATGAAGTTTCACTAGAGCTATATTGGCTATAAATGAGTGGTATGAAAAACAATCTTGAAGAAATTAATTTAAATTAATTCATTAATTAAATTTTACTGTTCAGAAATTGCGCAGTAGGTTATGAGGGCTATTGTGGTGGAGGGCTCTGaattatttggaccacctgaggttctttaacccTTTATAGACcagaaataaatatttttcttGTGAAGGTTCGCCTTTGAGTACAGAGCTTCTAGTTAAATATCTTTGGCCAAccctgaatgacaggcagcaagtgtCATTTGTTGGATTAGGGCAGGAACAGAGAATGAAGAAGTTTGACGCATGGCTCGCTTTCTCTTGAAACCACAGTCAGAGGAGAAAGACCTATGCAAGATGCCTGGCTGCTGTAGTATTACACAGATTATTTAGAGTTAGTGCAATATACCCCTCTGTTTCACATCCGACAAGAACTGTCTGTAGAAGTTGTGCATGAAGCCATATGTGGCTTAGGGTGAAGCTCACTTTCAGCGTTCTGAACTCGAATGTTTGCAAGTACTGCGGGCATCTTAAATACTGGAGGTACTGTGAAGTACTGTAAAAAAATTATGTTTGATCCCtatttcataggaatcggtagaacacgaaagtgaaacgtgtcttcacagaagctgttgcatgtttgcttcgtgaactcatggtctgctgcagcgaaaggcACACAATTTGTGGGCCAGTGACTATGTTGCAGGTTTGTTGGCACGcagcgtcctgttggcgagcgccgtcctgtTCGTGAGCACCGTCCTGTTGGCAAGCGCCGTCCTGTTGGCAAGCGACGTCCTGTTGGCAAGCGACGTCCTGTTGGCAAGCGACGTCCTGTTGGCAAGCGACGTCCTGTTGGCAAGCGCCGTCCTGTTGGCAAGCGCCGTCCTGTTGGCAAGCgccgtcctgttggcgagcgccgtcctgctggcgagcaccgtcctgttggcgagcgccgtcctgctggcaagtggcttcggcgaaggtgagAGCATTCTGGTCCGACTCTGCATACCATCGAGCCtctgcataccatcgacactctccttccatacggTCCTGACTCTTctgagtgcccacctgtgtacgaagctgcccgacaagctgaagagtgccgccagctcgcgcatACCTTTGCATCACAAGAACAACAGTGTCAGAAAGAAGGCTGCGCTGACTCACTTCCAaatcccacgtatgccccagggtctcttgtatggctggctgttccttttCAAACTCTTGGGCTTTCCTCGAAACTCCTTcaaaagtacgaagggccttaccgagtcttggagcgaacgtccccggtgaattttctcatcgagccacctTCTCCATTTGACGACATacgccggcgtggacgtgacctcgtccacgtggcgtgtctcaagccctaccatgacccccTGCCTCCAAACTCTTacgtcgccaggatggctctttttctgcgggagcgattgtgaagaagaagacacgCCTCTGTCCAGTAGCATCGCCAACGCTCTGCCCGttctgcttgcgctgctggtcgctggtgtctttggagacggtgccccACGCTGCCTCGgcgttccttgaactcgtagcgtccttgaaggacaccgccaataaacctcttctcagattatttattgtataattattgtacaaaactctatgcacgaggctacacttcgttctttattctatgactaCACCACACGTTGGAACCTCCGCTGCACTGTCACTACCGAAGCACTTCTTGTCGGCGCTCGTTAAtttcatgatgcagtacttcgcttcaccgctcctagatggcggcaccGGAGCCGATCACATCCGTTAGATCTGCTGCCGGAAATCAGTtgtgaaacccggcataaaacacctttgTTTAAAAGGCTTGAACATCTCATTAAACAGTGTAAAGCACACGCACCTGAACAAGCGCGACTCCAATGATGAGAAGTACAAGCGAGAACCACTGCTGCTTTGATATTCTACGTTTTAACATCCACACACTAAACATGGCAGTAGTCAATATCTTCAGCTGGTAAGTGACCTGCAAAAGTAAAAAAGAGCAACATGAGATATAACGGAAGGTCATAATATACTTCAGCACAGCATAAGATTGGGCGACCTGGTAAGAGCTGACTGCATTGAAATGTACTGCGAGAGGAATGCAACACCTTTCTCTGTGCAATTGAGAACGTCCTGATGCGTAGTATATTGTCTGTTCTAAATGTTATGTGCAAGTGTAGCATGACTCTGGAGATCGGCTGATATTAGGTATCTTGCAGGGACTGTATGTTGCATGTATTTTGTGTTCTTTTGATTCTATTCAGTGAATAGAATGGCaatctgctgctgagcacaagatcgagGATTCAATAGGTACCGGGCACGAGGAGAGTTTGGACCAGTGGCGGCTTCATGCGGCGGCACCGTGAATGTAATGACATGTGATGGCTGTACTAAGCACAGCAGGTGCTGCCGCCACTACGTTGGATGAATATGTTCAGTTGTTTCTTCTGTTTTGCGTTGCCGAAATACCACATGAAACCAAATCCGATGAAACATGTTGCATCTTTGGGTGCACGAACAGTTACCGAAACGTGACTGAAGCTGGTGAGGCCATTAAGTTCAATCGGTTTTCATTACGGCCTCACCATATGGAACGGCTGAAAGCCTAGATATGAGCAGTCTGTAGGCAATGgtacgtacagtgctcagcaattgaaataCGATACACAGAGTGCATGGCCGCCGGCAATTTTTGCGCCAACTGTGAGCGCTGGGGACACTTGAGCTGGTGCATCATGGTATATGATGAAAGTGAGAGCCTTTGTgatgcattgtgactgcattttgTCCCACAGCGATCACACGGCGCTCAACAGTGGCACAAAAAAGTGGCGGCAGCCGCACCCTCCGAGTATCGTGTTTCAATCGTTGAGCAATGTACATTTCCGATGCTGTTTTGCTTTTGTCTAGTTGTTCTAACATTAACAGAGGAGCTGTCCACATGCAAGAGCTACGTCTTCCATGTGAATTACGTGTCATTACCTCTGCAGGTGCTTCCGAAGCTTGGGCACTGAAGGCAAACACTCAGATTTATAGCCATTTTGCCATCCTCTAAGTGGCTCAGTGTTTTTATGTAAGGGTATATTTTCCTTCCTTACCCTCTACAGCTCTAGTTGCATCCAGTACATGACTGTTTGCTGTGCATCAACGGTGGATGCAAGCTCAGCTTCATGTTCACACTCGCTGTCAATGCCGGCCTTACACGTGCACTGGCCGCCGCCACCGGCTCTCGTTGCGCTAAGCTGTGTGAAATAGACCAaaactgaagattgggctagtttctAAAACAGTAAGATCGGCGAAGCACCgcaaagagaaaaataattacaacggacagagaacagGTACTCACGGACAAATGAGCAATCAGCGaagcagtgcaagaaacaaaaaatgGAGATGTACGTCTCCCTTTTTTTGATTGTATTTTATGTGCTGCTACACCAATTTACCTGATTAAATATGTGGCAATGTTAATGTGCACAGCAAACTAACATCTGGAAAATAACTGCTGGAGTTTGAAGCCACAGCTTGCCGTGGTGATCACGATTTGCCCTCGTTTTCTActttatacagtcgaacccggatatatcgaatctgaaggggatcacaaaaaagttcaatatataggtaattcaatatataaaataatacGCTCCGAGGCAAAtggtggcttaccgattggtgcgtcGTCCTGAGGGCCGCtaagttactgcacgcaactcgtaaaaaaaaaaaaaagcaagcacactttatttatcTGCAACAGATTGCTGGATCATtttcaacttcattgcaaagtccaagctgattcttttctttacacttgcagcgGCCATGAACTTGCACAAAATGAACTCGCGAATAGGCGCTCAATCCACACAACGACACCACgaaaatcggaaagaaggaatgttgacgttccAATTAGCACGCGAGCTAGTCGAACAGCTCGACAGGGCTCAAATGACTGCACACACGACCCACGTGGCTCAAATGACTGCGCATTCCCTTCTCCACCTCCAAGTGCCAGAAGACCTCAACATGCACACATTGAAGTCTTCGGTATAACTAACGTGCTGGTGACTGTGCAGTCTATATACACGTACAccagccctatacatttgcaTGGGATTTCAAAGGCGATTTTATAGCTGTCcaatatacacaataattcgttatacatGGGTTCAAtgtatccaggttcgactgtattctACCGGATGCCATGAAAATGACCTCCCTAGTACAGGCAGTGACCTTTCGCAAGAGCAGACACATGAAAGTGTTTTCTGGTACCTCAGGCCTTAAATaccgcagtgcaaaatcgcaggAAGTGCCAACGTTAccagactagcttcagttgtaaaactcggtgGCGTTGCGCGAAACCGCCACCCGCCCgtgccttcatggcgctgccgtctcacccagcttcacttcccactagccggctacgcgaactggccggacgaaacacgcggtgcagcgttggtgtattctgtggttggttgttgacggtgGATTTCAGGAAACATgccatccgcgaaactgtagccttcaccgcgtttgttaaggatattagcagacgatgccaacgtgctgcgttcctgactgcaacaagcggctatcaaacgatgtcgacagttcggcgtGCCACTTTTTGtatgctcccagcaatgcgacacttcactcggcgttgaacagagcgattcctcgtgccgaccgggaactctctgcgaaatccatagtgtgtgatttacactttcatgagcaggacatctcaaagtgtttgtgcatattatcaatggacagacagttgaggtgccacgagacaagtggacacttgccaaGGGTgtggtgccgaaagtgttcccaaaccttccctcgtatctgtcaAATTaactgggggaaaaaaaaaagcaaacgaagagagatgtttggtgacctgttctgggccatcttagaactGTCAGACAATACGCTGAGTcatgttgggtgccccttgcgctttcaggaaccaagtgcacgcatcattaaatttttaacagcggagctgtttaagctttttgcttcccccacgtagtgttcgcaaaaactcgcctaatgatgacgtcactgcacacAGCTGCACTttgcatcaccttgcgatagccaatcagtagctaatcgataatgaatcaataaacaataaattctagaaaatgctagggatgacttggtagtgcttagtctagcccaaatacatgaccaataccttgcgatagccaatcaatagataatcgataatcgatcaataatcaataaattccgggaaatgctggagatgacttggtagtgcttagcctagcccaaatacgtggccaataccttgcgatagccttcaatagctaatcaataatcgatcaataatcaattccagaaaatgctggggatgacttggtagtgattagcctagcccaaatacgtggccaataccttgcgatagccaatcaataggtaatcgatcaataatcaataaattccagtaaagcataacccgtataaggccaggaccagctaagtgccgatcagctccgctgtttctttagctttgcgccacttgtgcaagctacgctattttctatttagtcacgcgcatgcatacacgcataccttgcataaaaatgcattcttaggcaaggttcctggagcagtggcggggatccagtcttgaagtaaaggcagcgaggaaacgtgccaagctgctgcaggtggagttggtttccacgtaggcccaaatcatttgcttAGATTATGTCCCTTGCGACAGTTTGTcgtagctatatataggggcaaacagttgttttttactttgttttctttaataaagcattcaatggtttacaagaaagttgtgctgttatttttgtggataacaaatttgctCTCGCTAGTTGGCGTATAACTGtcccagaccaaagtgttaagcaagtaaaagcagcgagaaaacatgccaagctgctgtacgggaaaagtaaactgcatgaaaggtttaggcggcaggaagaaacacatgacacttaaaaacgcagcttctacGCTTCGTCGTATGcatttcttcctatcgtgcagtttaccgttctttcagtatgaaccaactagcccgatatatgttatcgctgtaggtggataccgatttcgcatggtatcactaattcggactatagggagaacgccagcgagcgtgaaatacgtgcaagctgcccgtccgcacgagctcaaggctgcagcgaggcgtctgcagtggagcgcgatggaacggcgccgccatctggcggctgcccaaggagtgccacgacagcggcggtaagcgcacgggcggagagttttacaactgaagctggtctagtaacgttgggaaGCGCCGTGTGTGCCTTTGCTCCGTTGTCTGCTTATTGTTGCTGCATGCCAACTCTGCTGCCAAAATGGCAGCAGAGGTGGCATGCAGAGTCCTTGATACCCTGTTTAGCAAAATCTGAGGAACTGATTTCTCGCAATATTTTCTAGTAAGTTACATAAAGCAAGCTTGCATAAAATTAGAACCAAATCACGTAACCAAAAATGGACCTCATATTCAAAATAAGCACATAAGATTACATATCTCTACAAGTTTTCAGCACTACAACTAATCGAAtaagtatgtttttttttgtttttttaatttttggtcTGAAAATCACCTTTAATGAAATACTGCCATGACATTTTCAACTTTTCATTTGTTGCGTTAATTGAACATCCTGGACCCTGAAACTCTAAAGCCTCAGAGTGCTCTAAATAATTCACTATAATGGCTTTTCTGTGTATTAGTCTTAGTTTCATTTCTCGGGAGGAACTCATATGATGTCATGATGCAGAAGGCGGTTACGTGGGA contains the following coding sequences:
- the LOC119433715 gene encoding UDP-N-acetylglucosamine transporter-like isoform X2 produces the protein MKQPAPPPERKKMANALKYTSLVFIVVQTTAMVLLLRYSRTQAVQGPRYLSSTAVVCAEFLKILTCIAVLLWENALVLQLRNEVWRQPKETCKMLVPAGLYTVQNNLLFFALSLLDAATYQVTYQLKILTTAMFSVWMLKRRISKQQWFSLVLLIIGVALVQMPTGEEAPEAMAKQGSYQFLGLIAVLISCLSSGFSGIYLEKLLKEITWSLWIRNIQLAIFGCLLGIVAMLMSDWNQLCVNGFFQGYNVITWIVILLQTFGGLVVSLAVRYADSILKGFATSISIVLSTFCSYYLLGDLLPTRNFFLGAGIVISATSLYGIPLFK
- the LOC119433715 gene encoding UDP-N-acetylglucosamine transporter-like isoform X1, translating into MKQPAPPPERKKMANALKYTSLVFIVVQTTAMVLLLRYSRTQAVQGPRYLSSTAVVCAEFLKILTCIAVLLWENGFSVPALVLQLRNEVWRQPKETCKMLVPAGLYTVQNNLLFFALSLLDAATYQVTYQLKILTTAMFSVWMLKRRISKQQWFSLVLLIIGVALVQMPTGEEAPEAMAKQGSYQFLGLIAVLISCLSSGFSGIYLEKLLKEITWSLWIRNIQLAIFGCLLGIVAMLMSDWNQLCVNGFFQGYNVITWIVILLQTFGGLVVSLAVRYADSILKGFATSISIVLSTFCSYYLLGDLLPTRNFFLGAGIVISATSLYGIPLFK